One genomic region from Haloterrigena gelatinilytica encodes:
- a CDS encoding TATA-box-binding protein: MTDPKDTINIENVVASTGIGQELDLQSVAMDLEGADYDPEQFPGLVYRTQNPKSAALIFRSGKIVCTGAKSTDDVHESLRIVFDKLRELQIQVNEDPEIVVQNIVTSADLGRNLNLNAIAIGLGLENIEYEPEQFPGLVYRLDEPEVVALLFGSGKLVITGGKKPKDAEHAVDKIVSRLEDLGLLE; this comes from the coding sequence ATGACGGATCCCAAGGACACCATCAATATCGAAAACGTGGTGGCGTCGACCGGTATCGGGCAGGAACTCGACCTTCAGAGCGTCGCGATGGACCTCGAGGGCGCCGACTACGATCCGGAGCAGTTCCCCGGCCTCGTCTACCGCACCCAGAACCCCAAGTCCGCCGCGCTGATCTTCCGGTCGGGCAAGATCGTCTGTACCGGTGCCAAGAGCACCGACGACGTCCACGAGAGCCTGCGCATCGTCTTCGACAAACTCCGCGAACTCCAGATCCAGGTCAACGAGGACCCCGAGATCGTCGTCCAGAACATCGTCACCAGCGCCGATCTCGGCCGGAACCTCAACCTGAACGCCATCGCGATCGGGCTGGGCCTCGAGAACATCGAGTACGAGCCCGAGCAGTTCCCCGGTCTGGTCTACCGCCTCGACGAGCCCGAGGTCGTCGCCTTGCTGTTCGGCTCCGGCAAGCTCGTCATCACCGGCGGCAAGAAGCCCAAGGACGCCGAACACGCGGTCGACAAGATCGTCTCCCGCCTCGAGGACCTGGGCCTGCTCGAGTAA
- a CDS encoding methyltransferase domain-containing protein, with protein MYLLELGGEDDAFAAREATSAATGVRRIAPGLAVANAVNPERVRGLAYTHRASDLLGRTDADLETARALLETAPLDREGSVAVRATDVHGSTGVSTARAERELGSILVNRGFTVDLDDPDHVLRAAFSEGPLEGGGELEADAETGDLFADAGAEADSLEERVSVCALGWLAAESVRDFGDRAPTDKPFFQPGSMDPLLARAAANIAGARPGATILDPMCGTGGGLVEAGLVGADVVGTDAQEKMVRGARENLEHFLEPDEPSPTGVGRGEWAVARGDGTRLPLADDSVDGVVFDAPYGRQSKIETHRLEDLVAGALAEARRVAPRAVMIADRSWTSEARDAGWELEAAFERRVHRSLTRYVLVLERREPST; from the coding sequence GTGTACCTGCTCGAGCTCGGCGGCGAGGACGACGCGTTCGCGGCCCGCGAAGCGACCAGCGCCGCGACCGGCGTCCGGCGGATCGCCCCCGGTCTGGCCGTCGCGAACGCCGTCAACCCCGAGCGCGTCCGCGGACTGGCCTACACGCACCGCGCGAGCGACCTGCTCGGGCGCACCGACGCCGACCTCGAGACCGCGCGCGCCCTCCTCGAGACCGCGCCGCTCGACCGCGAGGGGAGCGTCGCGGTGCGCGCGACCGACGTCCACGGCTCGACGGGCGTCAGCACGGCGCGCGCGGAGCGCGAACTCGGCTCGATCCTGGTGAATCGGGGCTTTACCGTCGACCTCGACGACCCCGATCACGTGCTGCGCGCGGCGTTTTCCGAGGGACCGCTCGAGGGCGGCGGGGAACTCGAGGCCGACGCGGAGACCGGCGACCTGTTCGCCGACGCGGGCGCGGAGGCGGACTCGCTGGAGGAACGCGTCTCGGTCTGCGCACTCGGCTGGCTCGCGGCCGAGAGCGTCCGCGACTTCGGGGACCGCGCGCCGACGGACAAACCCTTCTTCCAGCCCGGCAGCATGGACCCGCTGCTGGCCCGGGCGGCGGCGAACATCGCCGGCGCCCGCCCCGGCGCGACGATCCTCGATCCGATGTGCGGCACCGGCGGCGGCCTCGTCGAGGCCGGTCTCGTCGGCGCGGACGTCGTGGGGACGGACGCACAGGAAAAGATGGTCCGCGGCGCGCGGGAGAACCTCGAGCACTTCCTCGAGCCCGACGAGCCGTCGCCGACCGGCGTCGGCCGCGGGGAGTGGGCCGTCGCCCGCGGAGACGGGACCCGGCTCCCGCTGGCCGACGACAGCGTCGACGGCGTCGTTTTCGACGCGCCCTACGGTCGCCAGTCGAAGATCGAGACCCACCGCCTCGAGGACCTGGTCGCCGGCGCGCTCGCTGAAGCGCGGCGGGTCGCCCCGCGGGCCGTGATGATCGCCGACCGGTCGTGGACGAGCGAGGCCCGGGACGCGGGGTGGGAACTCGAGGCCGCGTTCGAACGCCGCGTCCACCGCTCGCTGACGCGGTACGTGCTCGTCCTCGAGCGGCGGGAGCCGTCGACGTAG
- a CDS encoding DUF7576 family protein — protein sequence MDDDDPSAAAAPDAPARCENCGTSLDRGNWHPTVGWTDSDDTYRIARFCSDACRDEWRPPREGTDDS from the coding sequence ATGGATGACGACGATCCGTCGGCCGCCGCCGCACCCGACGCTCCCGCCCGCTGTGAGAACTGCGGAACGAGCCTCGATCGGGGCAACTGGCACCCGACGGTCGGGTGGACGGACTCGGACGACACGTACCGTATCGCCCGGTTCTGTAGCGACGCGTGTCGCGACGAGTGGCGTCCGCCTCGCGAGGGGACCGACGACTCGTGA
- a CDS encoding HalOD1 output domain-containing protein codes for MSATETTRQLSRADEVCTTVALAVADATETPVDELPPLYTVIDPDALNDIFRPRNGDRPPAGTHVSFVIAGCTVSIRDGAVVVSPGAETADDRTASARASAN; via the coding sequence ATGAGCGCAACAGAGACGACCCGACAACTCTCTCGGGCCGACGAGGTGTGTACCACGGTCGCGCTGGCGGTCGCGGACGCGACGGAGACGCCGGTCGACGAACTGCCGCCGCTGTACACGGTGATCGATCCCGACGCACTCAACGATATCTTCCGGCCGCGCAACGGCGATCGTCCGCCGGCGGGAACGCACGTCTCCTTCGTGATCGCGGGGTGCACCGTCAGCATCCGCGACGGCGCCGTCGTCGTCAGTCCGGGCGCGGAGACGGCCGACGACCGAACCGCCTCGGCGCGCGCCAGCGCGAACTGA
- a CDS encoding bacterio-opsin activator domain-containing protein: MADDDFRILLVEDNPGDARLIEEMLRETTVPLSSVGEADVGRESREVTLLRADRLEAGLDRLSSSSIDIVLLDLGLPDSSGLDTLTSVLEHSATVPIVVLTGLSDERVGVRAVQQGAQAYLVKDEITSALLTRSLRHALERHQRETQLTALSTVSRELMSMTAFDDIADRAVTAAAESLEFPVAVVCLYDDRGELRPRAATDRAEEVLLAEEPSGATGVSSRLSTPCAAVVERVFATKRADVAAADDPDASLPDADSPLRSRLAFPLGTHGVFLVGSPTESTIPSTAVDYATILATNTEAALERLSREQRLQEREAELERQTESLEQLNRINAMIRDVVQSVVHATTRTEIEQAVCDRLAAADSFRFAWIGVHDELERTVTPHARSGVEDGYLDSVPLATDGESDEGGPVGAAVRTRELRVVGDVVRELSSASRREEAMKRGYRSIASIPLVYAETLYGVLTIYADRPGIFTERVQAVLTELGETIAHAINAVESKKALISDRVVELKFEIRDTDIVFLALTAEIGCECSVESVVPRMDDRLRVFFSTDGASVDEVAAFAERALAIEEFTLVAEREDECVFECTLRESNVISFCLERGVSVQTLIADDGTGQLTVELSSDADVRGFAERFRSTYPESSLVASREGERSVQTRQAFQTTLTDRLTDRQAEVLRTAFFSGYFESPRASSGRDVAATLDITQPTFNHHLRAALRKLLMLLYTD, translated from the coding sequence ATGGCAGACGACGATTTCCGTATCCTCCTCGTCGAGGACAATCCGGGCGATGCCCGCCTGATCGAAGAGATGCTCCGGGAGACGACCGTTCCGCTATCGTCGGTCGGCGAGGCGGACGTCGGCCGGGAGAGCCGGGAGGTGACTCTCCTCCGCGCCGATCGCCTCGAGGCGGGGCTCGACCGGTTGTCGTCGTCGTCGATCGATATCGTGTTGCTCGATCTAGGGCTCCCGGACAGTTCGGGCCTGGATACGCTCACGAGCGTCCTCGAGCACTCGGCGACCGTCCCGATCGTGGTGCTGACGGGCCTCTCCGACGAGCGGGTCGGCGTCCGCGCCGTCCAGCAGGGCGCACAGGCGTATCTCGTCAAAGACGAGATCACCAGCGCACTGCTGACCCGTTCGCTTCGCCACGCGCTCGAACGGCACCAGCGCGAAACGCAGTTGACCGCGCTGTCGACGGTCTCGCGGGAACTGATGTCGATGACCGCCTTCGACGATATCGCGGACCGAGCGGTCACCGCGGCGGCGGAGTCCCTCGAGTTCCCCGTCGCCGTGGTCTGTCTCTACGACGACCGCGGCGAGTTGCGGCCTCGGGCCGCCACCGATCGAGCGGAGGAAGTGCTGCTCGCCGAGGAACCGTCGGGTGCGACCGGCGTCTCGTCCCGGCTGTCGACGCCCTGTGCGGCGGTCGTCGAGCGCGTCTTCGCCACGAAACGGGCCGACGTCGCCGCGGCCGACGATCCCGACGCGTCCCTCCCGGACGCCGACTCCCCGCTGCGGAGCCGGCTCGCGTTTCCGCTCGGGACCCACGGCGTGTTCCTCGTCGGCTCGCCGACCGAATCGACGATCCCGTCCACCGCTGTGGACTACGCGACGATCCTGGCGACGAACACGGAGGCGGCGCTCGAGCGGCTCAGCCGCGAGCAGCGGCTGCAGGAGCGGGAGGCCGAACTCGAGAGGCAGACCGAGTCCCTCGAGCAACTCAATCGGATCAACGCCATGATCCGAGACGTCGTCCAGAGCGTCGTCCACGCGACGACGCGGACCGAAATCGAGCAGGCCGTCTGCGATCGATTGGCGGCCGCCGACTCGTTTCGCTTCGCCTGGATCGGCGTCCACGACGAACTCGAGCGGACGGTGACGCCGCACGCTCGATCGGGCGTCGAGGACGGGTACCTCGACAGCGTCCCGCTCGCGACCGACGGGGAGTCGGACGAGGGCGGTCCGGTCGGGGCCGCCGTGCGGACGCGCGAACTCCGGGTCGTCGGGGACGTGGTCCGGGAACTGTCGTCCGCATCGCGGCGCGAAGAGGCGATGAAACGCGGCTATCGGTCCATCGCCAGCATCCCCCTCGTGTACGCGGAGACGCTGTACGGCGTCCTCACGATCTACGCGGACCGCCCGGGGATCTTCACCGAGCGAGTGCAGGCCGTGCTGACCGAACTCGGCGAGACGATCGCCCACGCCATCAACGCGGTCGAAAGCAAGAAGGCGCTGATCAGCGACCGTGTCGTCGAACTCAAGTTCGAGATCCGCGACACGGATATCGTTTTTCTCGCCCTGACCGCGGAGATCGGTTGCGAGTGCTCCGTCGAGAGCGTCGTTCCGCGGATGGACGATCGGCTCCGCGTGTTCTTCTCGACCGACGGCGCGTCGGTCGACGAGGTGGCGGCGTTCGCCGAGCGAGCGCTCGCTATCGAGGAGTTCACGCTCGTCGCGGAGCGGGAGGACGAGTGCGTGTTCGAGTGCACGCTGCGAGAATCGAACGTCATCTCGTTCTGTCTCGAGCGGGGAGTGTCGGTGCAGACGCTGATCGCGGACGACGGAACGGGTCAGCTGACGGTCGAACTCTCCAGCGACGCGGACGTCAGGGGGTTCGCGGAGCGCTTTCGATCGACGTACCCGGAGTCGTCGCTGGTGGCGAGTCGGGAGGGCGAGCGGTCGGTACAGACGCGACAGGCGTTCCAGACGACGCTGACGGATCGACTGACGGATCGGCAGGCGGAGGTCCTGCGCACGGCCTTCTTCAGCGGCTACTTCGAATCGCCGCGCGCGAGCAGCGGGCGGGACGTGGCGGCGACGCTCGACATCACGCAACCGACGTTCAACCACCACCTCCGGGCGGCCTTGCGCAAGCTGCTGATGCTTCTCTACACGGACTGA
- a CDS encoding inorganic phosphate transporter, which translates to MVELVTIATFLVAALASLFMAWAIGAGSSGSTPFAPAVGANAISVMRAGFLVGLLGFAGAVLQGANVSEAVGAELIRGVTLSPMAATIGLSIAAGLVAIGVFAGYPIATAFTVTGAVIGVGLAMGGDPAWAKYTEIATLWILTPFVGGGLAYTIARLLRAELIAERYLIMLLAAFVGVLVANIEFAILGSAGAGGASIAQASSRWIPGPEIAGTVGMTAAIAVLWAGAVGFDLRNGLESGERHFLLVLGGLVAFSAGGSQVGLAVGPLIPLSGDLEIPLIALLVGGGFGLLLGSWTGAPRMIKAISQDYSSLGPRRSIAALIPSFMIAQSAVLFGIPVSFNEIIVSAIIGSGYAAAGAGGGVSARKMGYTVLAWIGSLAGSVIISYAGFVAVAAVLG; encoded by the coding sequence ATGGTCGAGCTCGTGACGATCGCGACGTTTCTGGTGGCCGCACTGGCCAGCCTCTTTATGGCCTGGGCGATCGGTGCCGGCTCGAGCGGCTCGACGCCCTTCGCCCCGGCGGTCGGCGCGAACGCGATCTCGGTGATGCGAGCGGGGTTTCTCGTCGGCCTTCTCGGCTTCGCCGGCGCGGTGTTACAGGGCGCGAACGTCTCCGAGGCGGTCGGCGCCGAACTGATCCGCGGCGTGACGCTGTCGCCGATGGCGGCGACGATCGGGCTGTCGATCGCGGCCGGGCTGGTCGCGATCGGCGTCTTCGCGGGGTATCCCATCGCGACCGCCTTCACCGTGACGGGGGCGGTCATCGGCGTCGGGCTGGCGATGGGCGGCGATCCGGCGTGGGCGAAGTACACCGAGATCGCCACACTCTGGATCCTGACGCCGTTCGTCGGCGGTGGTCTCGCGTACACGATCGCCCGCCTGCTCCGGGCCGAACTGATCGCCGAGCGGTATCTCATCATGCTCCTGGCCGCCTTCGTCGGCGTCCTCGTCGCCAACATCGAGTTCGCGATCCTCGGCTCGGCGGGGGCCGGCGGGGCGTCGATCGCTCAGGCCTCGAGTCGCTGGATCCCCGGCCCCGAAATCGCCGGCACCGTCGGGATGACGGCCGCCATCGCGGTCCTCTGGGCGGGGGCCGTCGGCTTCGACCTCCGGAACGGCCTCGAGAGCGGCGAGCGCCACTTCCTGCTCGTGTTGGGCGGACTGGTGGCGTTCTCGGCGGGCGGCAGTCAGGTCGGGCTGGCGGTCGGGCCGCTGATCCCGCTGTCGGGTGACCTCGAGATCCCCCTGATCGCCCTGCTCGTCGGCGGCGGGTTCGGACTCCTGTTGGGTTCGTGGACCGGCGCGCCGCGGATGATCAAGGCGATCTCGCAGGACTACTCCTCGCTGGGGCCGCGCCGATCGATCGCCGCGCTCATCCCCTCGTTTATGATCGCCCAGAGCGCGGTGCTGTTCGGCATTCCCGTCTCGTTCAACGAGATCATCGTCAGCGCGATCATCGGGAGCGGCTACGCCGCCGCGGGCGCCGGCGGCGGCGTCAGCGCCCGGAAGATGGGGTACACAGTCCTCGCGTGGATCGGCTCGCTGGCCGGCTCGGTTATCATCTCCTACGCCGGTTTCGTCGCGGTCGCCGCCGTTCTCGGCTGA
- a CDS encoding DUF5828 family protein: protein MEESISGFKVRGDWGDVVEHGERITRALRDAGVHDPDGADDTRFVDAFEEWEEWRPKAHETLDTDVSEKTADQASVEEGKGEKAGKEPDEDIKTAGEKLSESYERLEDDDAEGAVGNWRESIDYVARAADSASRKALRRVEDTVYQNVMTQLAPYYFDNELISANIQQSTRNGDNGEQFVFEVNVNDDVLKDDVSDLLAEYEDEIDRWHVGVEKDTDAAEAIEGAEPPPEPDDDSRSTTN from the coding sequence ATGGAAGAGAGTATCTCGGGCTTCAAGGTTCGCGGTGACTGGGGCGACGTCGTCGAACACGGCGAGCGCATCACCCGCGCGCTCCGGGACGCCGGCGTCCACGATCCCGACGGAGCCGACGACACCCGCTTCGTCGACGCCTTCGAGGAGTGGGAGGAGTGGCGGCCCAAGGCCCACGAAACCCTCGATACCGATGTCAGCGAGAAGACGGCCGACCAGGCCAGCGTCGAGGAAGGGAAGGGCGAGAAGGCCGGTAAAGAACCCGACGAGGACATCAAAACCGCCGGCGAGAAGCTCTCCGAGTCCTACGAGCGACTCGAGGACGACGACGCCGAGGGCGCGGTCGGGAACTGGCGGGAGTCGATCGATTACGTCGCGCGCGCGGCCGACTCGGCGAGCCGCAAGGCGCTCCGTCGCGTCGAGGACACGGTTTACCAGAACGTGATGACCCAGCTGGCGCCGTACTACTTCGACAACGAACTGATCAGCGCAAACATCCAGCAGTCGACCCGCAACGGCGACAACGGCGAGCAGTTCGTCTTCGAGGTCAACGTCAACGACGACGTCCTCAAGGACGACGTCTCGGACCTGCTCGCGGAGTACGAGGACGAGATCGACCGCTGGCACGTCGGCGTCGAGAAGGACACCGACGCGGCCGAGGCCATCGAAGGGGCCGAGCCACCACCGGAGCCGGACGACGACTCGCGGTCGACGACGAACTGA
- the upp gene encoding uracil phosphoribosyltransferase, giving the protein MTIEDRENAYLVTHALAKDTLSRLRDVETEQVSFRKGLVKLGRICGYEIIDGRMETEYVEIETPLEQTMGERVRGLDDVVIINVLRAATPFVEGLLKAFPRARQGVISASRDEEAGRAEDGSFPISVDYVKLPEITEEDTVIIADPMLATGSTMCTVLDHVIENSPEPENLIVLSAVSAPEGLLRVGDEFPEADLLTVSIDDRLDDDGFIVPGLGDAGDRAFRTT; this is encoded by the coding sequence ATGACGATCGAAGACCGGGAAAACGCCTATCTCGTCACGCACGCACTGGCGAAGGACACGCTCTCGCGGCTCCGCGACGTCGAAACCGAGCAGGTCAGCTTCCGGAAGGGCCTCGTGAAGCTCGGCCGGATCTGCGGCTACGAGATCATCGACGGCCGGATGGAAACGGAGTACGTCGAGATCGAGACGCCCCTCGAGCAGACCATGGGCGAGCGCGTCCGCGGGCTGGACGACGTCGTGATCATCAACGTCCTGCGCGCGGCGACGCCGTTCGTCGAGGGGCTGTTGAAGGCCTTCCCCCGCGCTCGGCAGGGCGTCATCAGCGCGAGCCGCGACGAGGAGGCCGGCCGCGCCGAGGACGGCTCGTTCCCCATCTCCGTCGACTACGTGAAACTCCCCGAGATCACCGAGGAGGACACCGTGATCATCGCCGACCCGATGCTCGCGACCGGGTCCACGATGTGTACCGTCCTCGATCACGTGATCGAGAACTCGCCGGAGCCCGAGAACCTGATCGTCCTCTCGGCGGTCTCCGCGCCGGAGGGGCTGCTCCGCGTCGGCGACGAGTTCCCCGAGGCCGACCTGCTGACGGTCTCGATCGACGACCGCCTCGACGACGACGGCTTCATCGTGCCCGGGCTGGGCGACGCGGGCGACCGGGCGTTCCGCACCACGTAA
- a CDS encoding cupin domain-containing protein, with translation MEYSVIDPDDGEPVEGRPCDLRRLSDAADLENVAINRFRAEPGEQLPLAYHYHEQQEEAFVVLSGTLHVETPEGELEVPEGSMFAAPPEAPHRAYNPEDAEGSVDVIAIGAPPVSDDAVPYEPDE, from the coding sequence ATGGAGTACTCCGTTATCGATCCGGACGACGGGGAGCCCGTCGAGGGTCGCCCCTGCGATCTGCGCCGGCTGAGCGACGCGGCCGACCTCGAGAACGTCGCGATCAACCGCTTCCGCGCGGAGCCGGGCGAACAGCTGCCGCTGGCCTACCACTACCACGAACAACAGGAGGAGGCGTTCGTCGTGCTCTCGGGGACGCTTCACGTCGAGACGCCCGAAGGCGAACTCGAGGTACCGGAGGGATCGATGTTCGCGGCCCCGCCCGAAGCGCCCCACCGAGCGTACAACCCCGAGGACGCCGAGGGGTCGGTCGACGTGATCGCGATCGGCGCGCCGCCGGTCAGCGACGACGCAGTCCCCTACGAGCCCGACGAGTAG
- a CDS encoding YgaP family membrane protein translates to MERNVGGFDRALRIVLGAALLVIGYRNRDRTAGTLAFVAGSDIVATAIIRRCPVNAVLGIDTCSAE, encoded by the coding sequence ATGGAGAGAAACGTCGGCGGCTTCGACCGCGCGCTGCGGATCGTCCTCGGCGCGGCGCTGCTGGTGATCGGCTACCGAAACCGGGATCGAACGGCCGGCACGCTCGCGTTCGTCGCCGGCAGCGATATCGTCGCGACCGCAATTATTCGGCGGTGTCCGGTCAACGCCGTCCTCGGGATCGACACCTGTTCGGCCGAGTAG
- a CDS encoding S9 family peptidase, producing the protein MNGIEAVDYHEIAQVEEPRLSPDDERVAFVRRTPADDESYAASIYTVPVGGDEAAQFTAGDGVDSQPRWSPDGDRLAFASTRGEGDREQVWLVPTDGGEARRLTSVVGGIDDLEWSPDGSRLCFSQRVTPEDREADRDRAVDSDYEREAPDPRVIDRTIYRAGTEYFDGRRRHVYVLAVEAALSRAPEDDPDGTAITRLTDDDGPADAVVDYVSPTWGDDETVYYAAKAAAAGEDPDDTLTYDLYEHRTDSGEVEAFAQTSGWLESGSIDATADGRVAFEFTPEDRTSMRQTEIRVHDRGTGEERTPTEPLDRTVGHRCGFEWAPDGETLYVTTPDEGSRVCWSVPGDASEEPARVYGDGVAIADFSVGENAVAYVYSEWDHPGDVFVTTRGGNEAHRLTRVNDGYLADRPVRRPEEVWFENDDGTEIQGWLLTPPEFDADASPGERYPLVVEIHGGPHAHWTTAGTMWHEFQTLAARGYVVFWCNPRGSTGYGEDRATAIEGDWGEVTLADVLAGVETVCEREFVDDDEVFVTGGSFGGFMTAWAVARSDRFEAAVSQRGVYDLAGFYGSSDAFKLVEDDFGTTPWDDPDFLWNQSPAAHVADVDAPTLVLHADRDYRTPANTAELFVRGLQKHGVDTRLVRYPREGHELSRSGEPAHVVDRLERIARWFDGYSASHESPPALERERDAGLSSGSEDDENEE; encoded by the coding sequence ATGAACGGGATCGAGGCGGTCGACTACCACGAGATCGCCCAGGTCGAGGAGCCGCGGCTCTCGCCGGACGACGAGCGGGTGGCGTTCGTCCGCCGGACGCCCGCCGACGACGAGTCGTACGCGGCGTCGATCTACACCGTCCCCGTCGGCGGCGACGAGGCCGCGCAGTTCACCGCGGGCGACGGCGTCGACTCCCAGCCCCGCTGGAGCCCCGACGGCGATCGACTCGCCTTCGCCAGCACTCGCGGCGAGGGCGACCGCGAGCAGGTCTGGCTCGTTCCGACCGACGGCGGCGAAGCGCGCCGGCTCACGTCGGTCGTCGGCGGGATCGACGACCTCGAGTGGAGTCCGGACGGTTCCCGACTGTGCTTCTCCCAGCGCGTCACGCCCGAGGATCGAGAGGCCGATCGGGACCGCGCGGTCGATTCCGACTACGAGCGCGAGGCCCCCGATCCGCGGGTGATCGACCGCACGATCTACCGGGCGGGAACCGAGTACTTCGACGGCCGGCGGCGCCACGTCTACGTCCTCGCGGTCGAGGCCGCGCTCTCGAGGGCTCCGGAGGACGATCCGGACGGAACGGCGATCACCCGCCTCACCGACGACGACGGGCCGGCCGACGCGGTCGTCGACTACGTCTCTCCGACGTGGGGCGACGACGAGACGGTCTACTACGCGGCCAAGGCCGCCGCGGCCGGCGAGGATCCCGACGACACGCTGACCTACGATCTGTACGAACACCGGACGGACTCCGGCGAGGTCGAGGCGTTCGCGCAAACGTCGGGCTGGCTCGAGTCCGGGTCGATCGACGCCACCGCGGACGGTCGCGTCGCCTTCGAGTTCACGCCGGAGGACCGGACATCGATGCGCCAGACCGAGATCCGCGTGCACGACCGCGGGACCGGCGAGGAGCGGACGCCGACGGAGCCCCTCGATCGAACCGTCGGCCACCGCTGTGGCTTCGAGTGGGCACCCGACGGCGAGACGCTGTACGTCACGACGCCCGACGAGGGTTCGCGCGTCTGCTGGTCGGTGCCCGGCGACGCGAGCGAGGAACCGGCGCGAGTCTACGGCGACGGCGTCGCGATCGCGGATTTCTCGGTCGGCGAGAACGCCGTCGCCTACGTCTACAGCGAGTGGGACCACCCCGGCGACGTCTTCGTGACGACCCGCGGCGGCAACGAGGCCCACCGGCTGACTCGCGTGAACGACGGCTACCTCGCCGACCGGCCCGTTCGGCGCCCCGAGGAGGTCTGGTTCGAAAACGACGATGGAACGGAGATTCAGGGCTGGCTCCTCACGCCACCCGAGTTCGACGCCGACGCGTCGCCGGGCGAGCGCTACCCCCTCGTCGTCGAGATTCACGGGGGTCCCCACGCCCACTGGACGACCGCGGGGACGATGTGGCACGAGTTTCAGACGCTCGCGGCGCGAGGGTACGTCGTCTTCTGGTGCAACCCGCGCGGGTCGACGGGGTACGGCGAGGACCGCGCGACGGCCATCGAAGGCGACTGGGGCGAGGTGACGCTCGCGGACGTGCTCGCCGGCGTCGAGACGGTCTGCGAGCGCGAGTTCGTCGACGACGACGAGGTCTTCGTCACCGGCGGCAGCTTCGGCGGATTCATGACGGCCTGGGCGGTCGCCCGGAGCGACCGCTTCGAGGCCGCGGTCTCCCAGCGGGGCGTCTACGATCTCGCCGGGTTCTACGGCTCGAGCGACGCGTTCAAACTCGTCGAGGACGATTTCGGGACGACGCCCTGGGACGACCCCGACTTCCTGTGGAACCAGTCCCCCGCCGCCCACGTCGCCGACGTCGACGCGCCGACGCTCGTGCTCCACGCCGACCGTGACTACCGGACGCCCGCCAACACGGCCGAACTGTTCGTCCGCGGGCTGCAGAAACACGGGGTCGACACGCGGCTGGTCAGGTATCCCCGCGAGGGCCACGAACTCTCCCGGTCGGGCGAACCCGCTCACGTCGTCGACCGACTCGAGCGCATCGCCCGCTGGTTCGACGGCTACTCCGCGTCTCACGAGTCACCACCGGCGCTCGAGCGCGAGCGCGACGCCGGGCTCTCCAGCGGGAGCGAAGACGACGAGAACGAAGAGTGA
- a CDS encoding TAXI family TRAP transporter solute-binding subunit — MNQNINRRTFIAGIGGTGIAALAGCSGEGDEDQLAWHSGGTDGTYYPLSGEFKTIVEDQTDYSLQVQSTGASVENVSSLNREDAEFALIQNDIAYFAVNGTGIEELEGNAMENIRGVATLYPETIHVITQADSGIDSLEDLEGASVNTGDTGSGTQVNALQILETAGIGEDDFDEQNADFGTAADQVQDGDVDAAFTVGGWPVGSVENLATNQDIELVEISGDLREDIMSDAEWFAEDTIPGGTYDGVDDDVDTVSVQAMIATHEGVDEETVEEVTTAIFDNTDEIGTKSEFIDADSAQDGMPIDLHAGAEAYFN, encoded by the coding sequence ATGAACCAGAATATTAATAGACGGACATTCATCGCAGGCATCGGCGGAACCGGTATCGCCGCTCTCGCGGGCTGTTCCGGCGAGGGAGACGAGGACCAGCTCGCGTGGCACTCGGGCGGCACCGACGGAACGTACTATCCGCTTTCGGGCGAGTTCAAGACGATCGTCGAAGACCAGACCGACTACTCCCTGCAGGTCCAGTCGACCGGCGCGAGCGTCGAGAACGTCAGCAGCCTCAACAGGGAAGACGCCGAGTTCGCGCTGATTCAGAACGACATCGCCTACTTCGCGGTCAACGGCACCGGGATCGAGGAACTCGAGGGCAACGCGATGGAGAACATCCGCGGCGTCGCGACGCTGTACCCCGAGACGATCCACGTCATCACGCAGGCCGACTCGGGAATCGACAGCCTCGAAGACCTCGAAGGCGCCTCGGTCAACACCGGAGACACCGGGAGCGGGACGCAGGTCAACGCCCTGCAGATCCTCGAGACCGCCGGCATCGGTGAGGACGACTTCGACGAGCAGAACGCCGACTTCGGAACGGCGGCCGACCAGGTCCAGGACGGCGACGTCGACGCGGCGTTTACCGTCGGCGGCTGGCCGGTCGGCTCCGTCGAGAACCTCGCGACCAACCAGGACATCGAACTGGTCGAGATCTCGGGCGACCTGCGCGAAGACATCATGTCCGACGCCGAGTGGTTCGCCGAGGACACCATCCCCGGCGGAACCTACGACGGCGTCGACGACGACGTCGATACCGTCTCCGTCCAGGCGATGATCGCCACCCACGAGGGCGTCGACGAGGAGACCGTCGAAGAGGTGACGACGGCGATCTTCGACAACACCGACGAGATCGGCACGAAATCGGAGTTCATCGACGCCGACTCGGCCCAAGACGGGATGCCGATCGACCTGCACGCCGGCGCCGAGGCGTACTTCAACTGA